GGGCCATGGCCACCCCGCACTCCGCCGGCCACACCGGGTTCACCGGCACCTCCCTGGTGCTGGACCCGTCCACCGACTCCTTCCTGATCCTGCTCGGGAACTCCGTCCACCCGGTGCGGACCTGGCGGGCCGGCAGCGCGCCCCGGGTCGCGGTCGGCAACCGGTTCGCCCGCGCCGTCCCCGTCCGTACCCGGCACGGCGGCGCGGCCTGGTTCTCGGGGAACACCCCGGGTGCCTCGGGCACGCTCACCCTGCCCCCGCTCACCCCGACCACGGCCTCCGCCCGGCTGCGCTGCGCGGTGTGGTGGGACACCGTCCCCGGCGAGGGTGCCTTCCATCTGGAGGCCTCGGCCGACGGGCAGGCCTGGGAGCCGGTGGCGTTCAACACCGTACGGTCCACCGGCGGCGCCCCCGAGCAGTGGCCGCGGGGCGCCGTCGGCGGGTGGTCGGGCCGGGTCTGGCACCGCCTCGAAGCCCCGTTGACCGCCTGGGCCGGCCGCGAGGTCCGGCTGCGCGTGCGCCATGAGGCGACCGGCCGCTACGTCGGCCGGGGGGTGTACGTGGACGCCGTCCGGGTCGCCGAACCGTCCCGCCTGCTCTTCGCCGAGGACCGCCCCGAGGACGCCGGCCGCATCGAGGCCGCGGGGTGGACGCGTTCGACCGACTGACGGGGTCGAGCCGGCGCGGGGCCGGGTTGGTCCGCCGCCGCGCCCGGGCGGTCCGCCCGTCACGCGGGGAGCACCGGAGCACACGCGTGAGCGATCGGATCAGGCGAGTACCGCGTCGATCATCCGGCGTGCCACCGCGGTCAGTTCGGCCGGCTCGGGGGCCGGTCGGGAGCGGGCCATCGCCCCGACCAGCCGGTCGTACAGCAGACCGTCGGTCCAGGCGACGAGAAGTTCCGCGGACTCCTCGGGCCGGCGCGCCCCGAGCGCGGCGAGGATGCCCGCCGCGCGGGCCCGGGCGCCGAGTCCGGCGCTGTGGAACTCGCGCTCCAGCTCGGGGTTGCGGGCCGCTTCCAGGCTGAGTTCGAAGCGGGCGAGCTGGCGGGCACGGCCCGTGGTGAGCCAGCGGTGCAGCAGTGCGGCGAGCGCCGCCGCCGCGGTGTCCCGGTCCGGGCGGCCGGGGAGGGCGGGGGCGGCCCCGCCGTCGAAGTCGGCCAGGTCCAGCTCGGCGAGGCGCGCGTAGCAGGCGCCGATCAGCGCGGTCCGTGTGCGGAAGTAGTACGAGGTGCTGCCCGCCGGCAGCCCGGCCGCGCCGTCGACGGCGCGGTGGGTCAGGCCGCGCAGCCCACCGTCGGCCACGAGGCCGATCGCGGTGTCGGCGATGAGGGTCCTGCGGTCGGCCGCGCGTTCGGGGGTGGACATGGCCTCACTCTACAGCTGTAGAGTGAGGCCATGCCTCTACAGGCGTAGAGGGCTCGATGGTGGAAGAGGTGTGCCATGACGGACAGCGGGCGTCACGTGGTCGTGGTGGGTGCCGGAATCGGCGGATTGACCGCGGCGGTGGCCCTGCACCGCAAGGGATGGCGGGTGACGGTCTGCGAGCGTGCCCCGGAGGCGTCCGCCGTCGGCGCCGGGATCGTCCTGGCACCCAACGCCCTGCGCGCCCTCGACGTCATCGGATTCGACGCGGGTCGCGCCGCGGGCCGGACCGTCGCCGCGGCAATGGGCGTGCGGCGACCCGACGGAAGTTGGCTGAGTCGCGCCGACACCGCCGAGATGGCGGCCCGGTACGGGCGACCCCCGCTCGCCGTGCACCGCCAGTCCCTCACGGCGGCCCTGGCCGCCGCCCTCCCCGCCGACACCATCCGGTACGGGACCGCCGTCACCTCCGTGGAACAGCCCGACGGGAACGCGGCGCGGGGCGGGTACGGCCTCCCGGTGGTCCGCACCGCCGAGGGGGCGCAGCTGCCCGCCGACCTCGTCGTCGCCGCCGACGGCATCCACAGCCCGCTGCGCCGCCGGTACTTCCCGCACCATCCCGGGCTGCGGTACAGCGGTGAGACCGCGTGGCGCACCGTGTTGCCGGCGGCGCCGGACGGCGCGCGACCCGTCGCGGAAGCCGTGGCGGCCGAGACCTGGGGGCGCGGCGAGCGCTTCGGCACGGTCCCGCTCGCCGACGGGCGGGTCTACGTCTACGCCACCGCCGTGGTCCCCGAGGGCCGGCGGCCGGCGGACGTCCGCGCGGAACTCCTGCGCCGCTTCGGCACCTGGCACGACCCGATCCCGACGCTGCTGGAGCGGATCGACCCGGCGACCGTGCTCCGGCACGACCTGTACGACCTGGCCGCCCCGGTACCCCGCCACCACCTGGGCCGCCTGGTCTGGATCGGCGACGCCGCGCACGCCATGACGCCCAACCTCGGCCAGGGCGGCTGCCAGGCGATCGAGGACGCGGTGGTGCTCGCCCACCTGGTGGACGGGCCCGACGTCACCACCGCCCTGGCCGCCTACGACGCGGCCCGCGGCGCCCGTACCGACGCCCTTCGGGTCCGGGCCCGTCGCGCCGGACGGATCGCGGCGCTCACCCACCCCCTCGCGGTGGCGGCGCGTGACCTGGCCGTGCGCGTCACTCCGGCCCGCGTGGCCCGGCGGGCGCTGGACGACCTGTTCGACGGGTTCACCCTGCCGGAGCCGCCGGCCCCTGCGCGTGCCCCGTTCGCGGCATAAAAGCGTGCCCCGGGCCGTTGGCAGTCGTTGTTGAGGTTCGATCACCGTTCGACACCGAAGGCAGGGCAGCCACATGAGCGACATCGACTGGGACCACCCCCACGACCCCAAGCCCGGCTGGCAGCTGGACCACGTCAAGCAGTACGTCGCGTCCCGCGGTGCCGAGGGCCAGTACTGGAACGGCACCCAGACCCTCCTGCTCACCACCGTCGGCCGGGTCTCCGGCAATCCGGTGCGCACCCCGCTCATCTACGGCGAGGACGCGGGGCGTTACCTCATCGTCGCGTCCAAAGGCGGCGACACCGCGCACCCGCTCTGGTACCGGAACCTGACCGCCCACCCCGAGGTGCGGATCCAGGTCGGCCCGAAGATCGTCCAGGGTGTCGCGCGGACCGCGACGTCCGAGGAACGCGCCGGGTTCTGGCCGCTGATGGTCGGGCACTGGCCCGCGTACGACGAGTACCAGGCCAAGACGGACCGGGAGATCCCGATCGTGGTCATCGAGCCCGTCGCCCCGTAGCGGGGGTCAGCGTCCCAGTACCGCCATGGCCGCGTTGTGGCCGGGGACCCCGCTGACCCCGCCGCCGCGCACGGCGCCCGCCCCGCACAGCAACACGTTGGCGTACTCGGTCTCCACGCCCCACCGCCCCGCCTCGCGGCCGTCCGCGTACGGCCAGGACAGGTCGCGGTGGAAGATGTGACCGCCGGGCAGGCGCAGTTCGCGTTCCAGGTCGAGCGGGGTCTTGGCCTCGATGCAGGGCCGGCCGTCCTCGTCGAGGGCCAGGCATTCGGTGAGGGGCTCGGCCAGGTGCGCGTCGAGTTGCGCGAGGGTGCCGGCCAGCAGCACCTCGCGCGTGCCCCGGTTGTCCTTCTCGAACAGCCGGGCCGGGGTGTGCAGGCCGAAGAGGGTGAGGGTCTGGTAGCCCTGCTCCACGAGGTCCCGCCCCAGGATCGTGGGATCGGTCAGCGAGTGGCAGTAGATCTCCGAGGGCGGCACGGAGGGCAGTTCGCCGCCGGCGGCCTCGGCGTGGGCCCGGCCGAGCTGCTCGTACCCCTCGGCGATGTGGAAGGTTCCCCCGAAGGCCTCGCGCGGGTCCACCGAGGCGTCGCGCAGCCGGGGCAGTCGGCGCAGCAGCATGTTGACCTTGAGCTGGGCGCCTTCCGCGGGCGGCTCGACCGGTGGCTGCCCGAGCAGTTCCGCGAGTGCCCGCGGTGAGGCGTTGACGAGCACGGTCCCTGCGGCGACGGCGCCCTCCGCCGTCGCGGTCCGGTAGGTCACCTCGGCCGGCCCGGCGCCGTCGGTGTCGATCCGCAGGGCCTCGTGACCGGTGGCGATCTCGGCGCCGGCCGCCAGCGCGGCCTCGGCGAGGGCGTCGGTGAGCGCGCCCATGCCGCCGACGGGCACGTCCCAGTCGCCGGTCCCCCCGCCGATGACGTGGTAGAGGAAGCAGCGGTTCTGCGCGAGCGAGGGATCGTGGGCGTCCGCGAAGGTACCGATCAGTCCGTCGGTCAGGACCACGCCCCGCACCAGGTCGTCGGCGAAGTTCCGCTCGACCGCG
This region of Streptomyces sp. NBC_00513 genomic DNA includes:
- a CDS encoding NAD(P)/FAD-dependent oxidoreductase, whose protein sequence is MTTSAGFRQGDGPGDGQGIGQRPRRALYDAVIVGGGHNGLVAAAYLARAGKSVLVLERLGHIGGAAVSTRPFAGVDARLSRYSYLVSLLPAKIVRELGLRFEVRRRTISSYTPVERAGRPGGLLVGGGEARTRESFARLTGSDREYDNWRAFYGTTAEVARTVFPTLTEPLPTREELRARVGDDAAWRTLFEEPLGVAVERNFADDLVRGVVLTDGLIGTFADAHDPSLAQNRCFLYHVIGGGTGDWDVPVGGMGALTDALAEAALAAGAEIATGHEALRIDTDGAGPAEVTYRTATAEGAVAAGTVLVNASPRALAELLGQPPVEPPAEGAQLKVNMLLRRLPRLRDASVDPREAFGGTFHIAEGYEQLGRAHAEAAGGELPSVPPSEIYCHSLTDPTILGRDLVEQGYQTLTLFGLHTPARLFEKDNRGTREVLLAGTLAQLDAHLAEPLTECLALDEDGRPCIEAKTPLDLERELRLPGGHIFHRDLSWPYADGREAGRWGVETEYANVLLCGAGAVRGGGVSGVPGHNAAMAVLGR
- a CDS encoding nitroreductase family deazaflavin-dependent oxidoreductase; the encoded protein is MSDIDWDHPHDPKPGWQLDHVKQYVASRGAEGQYWNGTQTLLLTTVGRVSGNPVRTPLIYGEDAGRYLIVASKGGDTAHPLWYRNLTAHPEVRIQVGPKIVQGVARTATSEERAGFWPLMVGHWPAYDEYQAKTDREIPIVVIEPVAP
- a CDS encoding FAD-dependent oxidoreductase, with the protein product MTDSGRHVVVVGAGIGGLTAAVALHRKGWRVTVCERAPEASAVGAGIVLAPNALRALDVIGFDAGRAAGRTVAAAMGVRRPDGSWLSRADTAEMAARYGRPPLAVHRQSLTAALAAALPADTIRYGTAVTSVEQPDGNAARGGYGLPVVRTAEGAQLPADLVVAADGIHSPLRRRYFPHHPGLRYSGETAWRTVLPAAPDGARPVAEAVAAETWGRGERFGTVPLADGRVYVYATAVVPEGRRPADVRAELLRRFGTWHDPIPTLLERIDPATVLRHDLYDLAAPVPRHHLGRLVWIGDAAHAMTPNLGQGGCQAIEDAVVLAHLVDGPDVTTALAAYDAARGARTDALRVRARRAGRIAALTHPLAVAARDLAVRVTPARVARRALDDLFDGFTLPEPPAPARAPFAA
- a CDS encoding TetR/AcrR family transcriptional regulator yields the protein MSTPERAADRRTLIADTAIGLVADGGLRGLTHRAVDGAAGLPAGSTSYYFRTRTALIGACYARLAELDLADFDGGAAPALPGRPDRDTAAAALAALLHRWLTTGRARQLARFELSLEAARNPELEREFHSAGLGARARAAGILAALGARRPEESAELLVAWTDGLLYDRLVGAMARSRPAPEPAELTAVARRMIDAVLA